CATACCCATTGCCTGCCAGAAGCGCCAGCGGGCAGATGACCCGTGCTACCTCCAGCTGCTTTGCACCGTGCTCTTCGCGCCCGTCTACCTGGCCCTCCTGGTCGCCTCGCTGCCCTTCGCCTTTGTTGGGTTCCTCCTCTGGTCCCCACTGCAGTCTGCCGCCGACCCTACATCTACTCCCGGCTGGAGGACAAGGGCCCGGCCGGTGGGGCGGCCCTGCTCAGTGAATGGAAGGGTACAGGTCCTGGCAAAAGCTTCTGCTTCGCCACTGCcaacctctgcctcctccctgacTCGCTGGCCAGGCTCAACAATGTTTTTAACACCCAAGCACGAGCCAAAGAGATCGGGCAGAGAATCCGCAATGGGGCCAGCCGGCCCCAGATCAAAATCTACATCGATTCGCCCACCAACACCTCCATCAGCGCGGCCAGCTTTAGCAGCCTGGTGTCACCGCAGGGCAGTGATGGCGTGGCCCGGGCCGTCCCTGGGAGCATTAAGAGGACGGCCTCTGTGGAATACAAGGGTGACAGCGGGCATCACTCCAGTGACGAGGCTGCCAACGGCCCGGCTTCCGGGGACCCGGCCGAAGGCGGTAGCCTTGAGGACGCCTGCATTGTGCGCATCGGAGGCGAGGACGGGGGCCGGCCCCCTGAAAGCTGATGACTCCGCCTCTGGGGGCCAGGCCAGGACGGGGCCAGTGGGGGCTCGCGGGGCCAGACGCCCAACCACAGTCAGCGGGATGGGGACTCGGGGAGCCTGGGCAGCCCCTCGGCCTCCAGGGAGTCCCTGGTGAAGGCGCGGGACGGCGGCAGCGGGGAGCCGGGCGCCACCAACAGCAAGCTCCCCTACAAGGCCTCCGGGGTGAAGAAGGCTGCCGCGCGCAAGAGGCGCCACCCGGACGAGGGCCTTTGACCACGAGGTCTCCGCTTTCTTCCCCGCCAACCTGGACTTCCTGTGCCTGCAGGAGGTGTTTGACAAGCGGGCAGCCGCCAAGTTGAAAGCCCAGCTGCACGGCTACTTCGAGTACATTCTGTACGACGTCGGGGGTCTACGGCTGCCAAGGCTGCTGCAGCTTCAAGTGTCTCAATAGCGGCCTCTTCTTTGCCAGCCGCTACCCCATCATGGACGTGGCCTATCACTGTTACCCCAACGGGGCGGCTCCGATGGCCTGGCCTCGAAAGGAGCGCTGTTTCTCAAGGTAGGAGGCTGTGGCTCTGCAGAGTGGCACACATCAGCCCCGTCACAGAGCCACCGGAGGTGGGCTGCAGCTGGGGGTtcctcctgggggctgggggtaggcGAGGCCTTTCGTGGAGCTGAATGGGTGGGCACCCAGCTCAGGGACAAGGACAATAAGGATGCAGGGACAAGGGCCGAAGGTCCAGGCACAGACAGACCTGACTGGTCCTCTTGGGCAAGCTCCTCAGATCTCTGAGccctttccccatctgtaaagtgggggcgACCTAGTGCCCAGTCATAGGGTGGGGAGTGAGCTTGAGGCCTGAGGGGTCTTGTGGGTGGTGAAGGTGGCTGGCAGTGATGGCAGTGAtaaagggaagaagggggaggcaggggccccTTTCCATTAAGGGGCAAATGCCTGCTCGCTTAGGCCTGCAGCCTCACTGGCCCGGTGCACCCTCCCTCCTGGCTGTCACACAGCTGCCATGCCAGGCACCCTGCCCACCAGCCAAGGCTTCGCTTCCATAGTCACTAATTAAAGTGAATCATAATTATTTCTGCTAATTTGGATGCAATTGGAGGAGTTTTTAGACCATGGTAATTTGGTCATACCCCTTATCTTCTACTGAGCCTGACACACTCTGAGTGCTGACTTTTTGTTCCCTATGCAAAAGCCACTGTTGGTGCTTCCAGATTTTTCAGAAGGAGCATTAGGCCAGTTGATACAGCACCGGCCCCAGGCCCCACTCCAGTGGTTTCTGGTGTGGCTCTCAGGCCCAGACATGGGGTCCTTGACTCTCCATTCACAGAGAAAATTGAATGAACTCCTTTTACCACCCCATTTGGCATGTGGTTCATCAGTGTTCTGTTCCTTGATATATTTTTGTCTCAGCAGCCGGAGTGACTttttggggaaggaggggaaatgtTGTCAAGCTCTCAGGAGGAGAGCataccctctccctcccaccccctaccaCAGATGGTTCAGAGGCTAGGGACCCCCTTGGTGCTGCCCCCAGCCCAACACCCTCATCTCCCTCCTTGGTATTGCACCCTGACCCACCACGCCCACCAGGGTCACAACCGTCTCCTTAGGACAGTCCTTCTGCTACGGGCTTTCCTCTTACCTCTCTGGCCGTTCCTTCCAGACTCTTGGTCACCCTGCCCAGCCTTTAactgctccctctgctccttaGCCTAAAATGGTCTGCGGATATGTTTGACTTGGTCCACACCATTAAAAAGTTTCCTGTGTTGGCCAGCACTGAAAAATCAAGATTATTCCAATAAAATCCAATTTGCAACTTCTCTCTCACCTCACAGATCTGGCAGCACCTGGCAGGGCCTGCTGCCTTCCTCCAGCTCTCAGC
The Lynx canadensis isolate LIC74 chromosome E2, mLynCan4.pri.v2, whole genome shotgun sequence genome window above contains:
- the SMPD3 gene encoding LOW QUALITY PROTEIN: sphingomyelin phosphodiesterase 3 (The sequence of the model RefSeq protein was modified relative to this genomic sequence to represent the inferred CDS: inserted 4 bases in 4 codons; deleted 2 bases in 2 codons; substituted 2 bases at 2 genomic stop codons) — translated: MVLYTXPLPNSCLSALHAVSWALIFPCYWLLDRLVASFIPIACQKRQRADDPCYLQLLCTVLFAPVYLALLVASLPFAFVGFLLWSPLQSXRRPYIYSRLEDKGPAGGAALLSEWKGTGPGKSFCFATANLCLLPDSLARLNNVFNTQARAKEIGQRIRNGASRPQIKIYIDSPTNTSISAASFSSLVSPQGSDGVARAVPGSIKRTASVEYKGDSGHHSSDEAANGPASGDPAEGGSLEDACIVRIGGEDGGRPPESXXLRLWGPGQDGASGGSRGQTPNHSQRDGDSGSLGSPSASRESLVKARDGGSGEPGATNSKLPYKASGVKKAAARKRRHPDEAFDHEVSAFFPANLDFLCLQEVFDKRAAAKLKAQLHGYFEYILYDVGVYGCQGCCSFKCLNSGLFFASRYPIMDVAYHCYPNGXGSDGLASKGALFLKVQVGSTPQDQRIVGYISCTHLHALPEDSAIRCEQLDLLQDWLADFRKSTSSSSTANPEELVAFDVVCGDFNXDNCSSDDKLEQQHSLFTHYKDPCRLGPGEEKSWAIGTMLDTDNLYDEDVCTPDNLQKVLETEEGRREYLAFPTSKSPGAGQKGRKDLLKGNGRRIDYMLYAEEGLCPDWKAEVEEFSFITQLSGLTDHLPVAMRLMVSAGEEEA